Proteins co-encoded in one Arachis hypogaea cultivar Tifrunner chromosome 11, arahy.Tifrunner.gnm2.J5K5, whole genome shotgun sequence genomic window:
- the LOC112721092 gene encoding uncharacterized protein — protein sequence MTEENQRMAQQIANLNNTQIENNNDRQERTEEAEQQSGPTHVSDTARQEEEQPEHNEEAQQDNENDDHESSPGPFTTKVMNFVLPRRFTLSTTLTPYDGLGDPKKYIKKFTSIMIVNGASDRVLCRCFPSYLDGPALDWFCSLPAGSISRFRDISKLFEEHFAGSAIYLHDSDYLNIIKQGQHESLKDYMTRFTKIAISIPDLHPEVELHAIKSGLRPGKFQETIVVAKPKTMAEFREKEKGQIDIEELRQARKTEKSHYRDDAKTRDKKKNFKPTSRYESYTQFNTKRDDIIKEILNSKLIKPTRKAGSYPDSNGTDRSTYYSFHQKHGHTTNDCVIAKDLLE from the coding sequence ATGACCGAGGAGAACCAAAGAATGGCACAGCAAATTGCCAACTTGAATAACACCCAAATCGAAAACAACAATGATCGGCAAGAACGAACAGAAGAAGCTGAGCAGCAGTCAGGGCCAACACACGTCTCAGACACTGCTCGGCAGGAAGAGGAGCAACCTGAGCATAATGAGGAAGCTCAGCAAGACAACGAGAATGACGATCACGAAAGCTCCCCTGGACCATTCACGACCAAGGTGATGAACTTCGTGCTACCCCGGAGGTTTACTCTGTCGACCACCCTAACTCCCTATGATGGGTTAGGCGATCCGAAGAAATACATCAAGAAGTTCACCTCCATAATGATAGTAAACGGTGCATCTGATAGAGTTTTGTGTCGTTGCTTTCCATCTTATTTAGATGgccctgcacttgattggttttgttctttgcctgcaGGTTCTATTTCTCGATTTCGAGACATATCAAAGCTCTTTGAGGAGCACTTTGCTGGATCGGCCATCTACCTACATGACTCCGATTACCTGAACATAATCAAGCAAGGCCAGCACGAAAGCCTCAAGGACTACATGACGCGCTTCACAAAGATAGCCATAAGTATACCCGACCTCCATCCCGAGGTGGAACTACACGCCATAAAAAGCGGATTGCGACCAGGAAAATTTCAGGAAACTATTGTTGTGGCCAAACCTAAGACTATGGCCGAGTTCCGCGAAAAGGAAAAAGGACAGATCGACATCGAGGAACTCCGGCAAGCTCGGAAAACAGAAAAGTCTCATTACAGAGACGACGCCAAAACTCGAGACAAAAAGAAGAACTTCAAACCGACTTCGCGATATGAGTCCTACACTCAATTCAACACTAAGCGCGACGATATCATCAAGGAAATCTTGAATTCAAAATTAATCAAGCCAACAAGAAAAGCCGGCAGTTACCCAGATTCAAATGGCACGGATCGATCAACATACTACTCTTTCCACCAGAAGCACGGACACACTACCAACGACTGTGTTATCGCCAAAGACCTACTAGAGTGA